In one window of Nitrospirota bacterium DNA:
- the ftsZ gene encoding cell division protein FtsZ, translated as MFELEEIIEGGAKIKVVGVGGCGSNAVNNMIAANLIGVEFIAINTDVQALKGSKAASRIQIGNKLTKGLGAGANPDVGRDAALEDEDVLREILADTDMVFVTAGMGGGTGTGAAPVIADIAKGLGVLTVAVVTKPFQYEMGKRIAYAERGLDELKKYADTVIVIPNERVRSMVEKSTPATEAFKLADDVLRQAVQGISDIITRPGYINVDFADIRTIMSFTGRAVMGMGSGSGEGRAMEAVKRAIASPLLEENSIEGAKGILINISGGADLSLHEMSEASSIIQKAVDADAHVILGCVIDETLGDKVTVTVIATGFDAVKPVAASIRQLQLVSAGDSMESEYEKPAFMRKTGNHEYRNDALHAEEDDLELPAFLRRKLN; from the coding sequence ATGTTTGAATTAGAAGAAATTATTGAGGGCGGGGCAAAGATTAAGGTTGTCGGGGTCGGCGGGTGCGGCAGTAATGCCGTAAATAATATGATAGCCGCAAACCTCATCGGTGTGGAGTTTATTGCAATCAACACTGATGTGCAGGCACTCAAAGGCTCAAAGGCGGCATCACGTATACAGATCGGCAATAAACTCACAAAGGGTCTTGGGGCCGGCGCTAATCCGGATGTAGGCAGGGATGCGGCACTTGAAGATGAAGATGTGCTTAGAGAGATACTTGCCGATACTGACATGGTATTTGTTACTGCGGGGATGGGAGGCGGTACCGGTACAGGGGCCGCACCGGTGATCGCTGATATAGCAAAGGGTCTTGGGGTACTGACCGTTGCTGTTGTAACAAAGCCGTTTCAGTATGAGATGGGGAAGAGGATTGCTTATGCTGAAAGGGGCCTTGATGAACTGAAAAAATATGCTGATACAGTTATCGTTATTCCTAATGAACGTGTCAGGAGTATGGTTGAGAAGAGTACGCCTGCTACAGAGGCATTTAAGTTAGCTGATGATGTATTAAGGCAGGCAGTACAGGGGATATCTGATATTATAACGAGGCCCGGTTATATTAATGTAGACTTTGCTGATATAAGGACAATAATGAGTTTCACAGGCCGTGCTGTTATGGGCATGGGGTCAGGTTCCGGAGAAGGAAGGGCTATGGAGGCAGTGAAGCGTGCTATAGCAAGCCCTCTGCTTGAAGAGAATTCCATTGAAGGTGCAAAGGGTATCTTAATTAACATATCAGGGGGTGCAGACCTCTCCCTCCATGAGATGTCAGAGGCATCATCTATTATCCAGAAGGCGGTTGATGCAGATGCACATGTAATATTGGGATGCGTAATAGATGAAACACTTGGAGACAAGGTAACTGTTACAGTTATAGCAACCGGCTTTGATGCAGTCAAACCGGTTGCAGCATCAATAAGACAACTACAGCTTGTCAGTGCCGGAGATTCAATGGAATCAGAATATGAAAAACCTGCCTTTATGAGAAAGACCGGAAATCATGAATACAGAAACGATGCACTACATGCAGAGGAAGATGACCTGGAACTACCGGCATTTTTAAGGAGAAAACTGAATTAA
- a CDS encoding YggS family pyridoxal phosphate-dependent enzyme: MRSTIAERLQIIQKRIAYAAGRAGRSPEEITLVVVSKGFSIDRIKEAIDAGVTIFGENKVQELLPKIEAVGHGVPMPIAWHFIGHLQGNKVKYITGEVDLIHSIDSLKLAEEVNFRAGKKGIVQNILLEVNVSGEESKFGIHPDETADIVTGVSKLSNVALKGLMTIAPYSENPEDSRPHFRKLREIRDDLKRIVWQSPLPLRERDRVRGGYLHDLSMGMSNDFETAIEEGATLVRVGSAIFGERGVHKGP; this comes from the coding sequence ATGAGAAGTACCATTGCAGAGCGGCTGCAAATAATACAAAAGAGGATAGCTTATGCGGCAGGTCGTGCCGGAAGAAGCCCGGAGGAGATAACACTGGTTGTAGTTTCAAAGGGTTTCAGTATAGACAGGATAAAAGAGGCAATAGATGCAGGGGTAACGATATTCGGTGAAAACAAGGTACAGGAGTTATTGCCTAAGATAGAGGCAGTTGGACACGGAGTGCCGATGCCGATAGCCTGGCACTTTATAGGACACTTACAGGGGAACAAGGTAAAATACATTACAGGAGAGGTTGATTTGATTCACTCTATAGATAGTCTGAAATTAGCTGAAGAAGTAAACTTCAGGGCTGGTAAAAAAGGGATTGTTCAGAATATCCTGCTTGAGGTAAATGTCTCAGGAGAAGAGAGCAAGTTCGGCATACATCCTGATGAAACGGCTGATATTGTAACAGGAGTTTCTAAGTTAAGTAATGTGGCATTGAAAGGGTTGATGACTATTGCACCATATTCAGAAAATCCTGAGGACTCAAGACCCCATTTCCGTAAACTTCGTGAAATCAGGGATGACCTTAAACGCATAGTTTGGCAATCCCCTCTCCCCTTGCGGGAGAGGGATAGGGTGAGGGGGGGGTATCTCCATGACCTTTCCATGGGCATGAGCAATGACTTTGAGACAGCAATAGAAGAAGGTGCGACATTAGTGAGAGTAGGGTCAGCGATATTTGGAGAGCGCGGCGTTCACAAAGGGCCATGA
- the ftsA gene encoding cell division protein FtsA, whose protein sequence is MAKKDNFTAGLDIGTTKISVLVAEPAGDNKINILGTGTSQAKGLKKGVVVNIEETVDSIMKAVQEAEQKTGVKIKNVHTGITGSHITGINSKGVIGIKEQEVSMADIDRAIEAARAVAIPPDREILHVIPQEFIIDGQGGIKNPLGISGVRLEVQVHIITGASNSVQNIVKSINKAGLEVADIILQPLASSESVLTQDEKDLGVALIDIGGGTTDVALFINGSVFHTAVIGLGGLNITNDLAIGLRTTTTEAERLKVEYGCALTSRAKEEDPIEISGIGGRPPRLVSKQMISEIIEPRVEEIFTIALKELKKIDYTDLLSSGIVITGGSSSMDGMVDVAEKITGMPVRVGIPNTAGIPAVYNQPMYSSSIGILLCALQQQGMPERSVKNGYAFNNIFKVMKGWFSGVF, encoded by the coding sequence ATGGCGAAGAAAGACAACTTTACGGCAGGGCTTGACATAGGTACAACTAAGATAAGTGTACTGGTTGCAGAACCTGCCGGTGATAACAAGATAAACATTCTCGGCACAGGTACAAGCCAGGCAAAGGGATTGAAGAAAGGTGTTGTTGTTAATATTGAAGAAACTGTTGATTCCATAATGAAGGCTGTTCAGGAGGCGGAACAAAAGACAGGGGTAAAGATAAAAAATGTTCATACCGGCATTACAGGCAGTCATATTACCGGTATTAACAGCAAAGGTGTAATAGGGATTAAAGAGCAGGAGGTATCAATGGCAGACATAGACAGGGCTATTGAAGCGGCCCGGGCTGTTGCCATACCACCTGACAGGGAGATACTGCATGTTATACCGCAGGAATTTATTATAGACGGACAGGGCGGCATTAAAAACCCTCTTGGCATATCCGGTGTGAGGCTTGAGGTGCAGGTACACATAATTACAGGGGCATCTAATTCTGTTCAGAATATTGTTAAGAGTATAAACAAGGCAGGGCTTGAGGTTGCAGATATTATCTTACAGCCGCTCGCATCCAGTGAGTCTGTGTTGACTCAGGATGAAAAGGACCTCGGTGTAGCACTTATAGACATCGGCGGCGGAACAACTGATGTGGCCTTATTCATTAATGGTTCTGTATTCCATACCGCTGTCATAGGATTAGGCGGACTCAACATTACAAATGACCTTGCTATAGGGCTTAGAACCACAACTACAGAGGCTGAGAGGCTTAAGGTTGAATATGGCTGTGCGCTTACTTCAAGGGCAAAGGAAGAAGATCCTATTGAGATCTCCGGAATAGGCGGCAGACCGCCCAGACTTGTCTCAAAACAGATGATCTCAGAGATAATCGAACCACGGGTTGAAGAGATTTTCACCATTGCATTAAAAGAGTTGAAGAAGATAGACTACACAGATCTGCTCTCATCAGGGATTGTTATTACAGGCGGCAGCAGCAGCATGGATGGTATGGTAGATGTAGCAGAAAAGATTACAGGTATGCCTGTCAGGGTAGGCATACCGAATACAGCAGGTATCCCGGCGGTATATAATCAACCAATGTACTCTTCAAGCATAGGTATACTGCTTTGTGCCTTACAACAACAGGGGATGCCGGAAAGGTCAGTCAAAAACGGCTATGCGTTTAATAATATTTTCAAGGTGATGAAAGGCTGGTTTAGCGGGGTGTTTTAA
- the pgeF gene encoding peptidoglycan editing factor PgeF, translating into MSADTLTETNEKQYLSLPELERDGIRHFFTIRKNNAYKNPPPLNPLPQGEGRYEVQSRGDGQGDPQNSLPFKGRVRVGMGFATDNLILAKQVHGDDILIIDKPVDDVKKLKEYATAKQCDAIITNQRNVGIGVVSADCLPALLYDPVHSVIAAVHAGWRGTLKGIMSKVVCQMMDMFDCRPEDIVAGIGPVIGECCYEVGDIVAKPINESNPAWGSFLKPLENGRSILNLTGLNSFQIEAVGVQRTNIFNLGLCTSCNKDLFPSYRRDGIGTGRIISGIEMKSEQ; encoded by the coding sequence ATGAGTGCAGACACTTTAACAGAAACTAATGAAAAACAATATCTGTCTTTGCCTGAGCTTGAAAGAGATGGGATAAGGCATTTTTTTACAATTAGGAAGAATAATGCTTATAAAAATCCCCCTCCCCTTAATCCCCTCCCGCAAGGGGAGGGGAGATATGAAGTACAATCAAGGGGAGATGGTCAGGGGGATCCGCAGAATTCCCTCCCCTTCAAGGGGAGGGTTAGGGTGGGGATGGGGTTCGCTACCGATAATCTCATCCTCGCAAAGCAGGTACACGGAGACGACATCCTTATTATTGATAAACCGGTGGATGATGTAAAAAAGCTTAAAGAGTATGCAACTGCTAAACAGTGTGATGCAATAATTACAAATCAGAGAAATGTCGGCATTGGTGTTGTAAGCGCTGACTGCCTCCCTGCCCTCCTGTATGACCCTGTTCATTCTGTTATTGCAGCAGTACATGCAGGCTGGAGGGGAACGCTGAAAGGGATAATGTCAAAGGTTGTATGTCAGATGATGGATATGTTTGATTGCAGACCTGAAGATATAGTTGCCGGAATTGGTCCTGTAATAGGGGAATGTTGTTATGAAGTCGGGGACATTGTTGCTAAGCCTATTAACGAATCAAACCCTGCATGGGGATCATTTTTAAAGCCATTAGAAAACGGTAGATCAATACTTAATCTTACAGGTCTTAATAGTTTTCAGATAGAAGCGGTGGGTGTACAAAGAACGAACATTTTCAATTTGGGCTTGTGTACATCATGCAACAAAGACCTGTTCCCATCATATAGAAGGGATGGTATAGGGACTGGAAGAATAATCAGCGGAATTGAAATGAAAAGTGAACAGTGA